In Stenotrophomonas sp. ESTM1D_MKCIP4_1, a single genomic region encodes these proteins:
- a CDS encoding PepSY-associated TM helix domain-containing protein, which produces MSNLGGIRQSQSVLHTWSGLVVGWVLFLIFIAGTAAYWKEELTRWMQPEIGLPADSAAAVTQAQAFLARTAPDAQRWSIELPDARSSATAVSWQPQGEKERRRGQRNPNQATLDADGNPVQVRETRGGNFFYRLHFDLHYVPVLWARWFISACSMLMLIALISGVITHKKIFTDFFTFRRGKGQRSWLDGHNALAVLSLPFHLMITYTGLITLMTLYMPWAVDANYPGGRDAFFAELFPRAEKAEASGVAATPPALAGILRRAELQWGGGHAASLQIEHPGDAAMRISVRRQQGDQIAGSADALSFDAHGNLLDAAAPRSAAVITRDGMIGLHAARFAPTTMRWLFFLSGVAGTLMVATGLVLWTVKRRAQLPDPERPHLGFRIVERLNIGFVTGLPVAMLAFLWGNRLLPLDVANRSDAEVKVFFYAWAACVVHAMLRTPRRGWVEQLALAGVLALGLPLYNLVSWHGGAISALAAGDGAKAGIDIGLLLIGAGLLWAARKVHRFVPAQRRVRPARTASVAEAGT; this is translated from the coding sequence ATGAGCAATCTCGGGGGCATCCGCCAATCGCAATCGGTGCTGCACACCTGGTCCGGCCTGGTGGTCGGCTGGGTCCTTTTCCTCATCTTCATCGCCGGTACCGCCGCGTACTGGAAGGAAGAACTGACCCGCTGGATGCAGCCGGAAATCGGCCTGCCTGCCGACAGCGCTGCCGCGGTCACCCAGGCGCAGGCCTTCCTCGCCCGCACCGCACCCGATGCACAGCGCTGGAGCATCGAACTTCCCGATGCGCGCAGCAGCGCCACGGCCGTCAGCTGGCAGCCACAGGGCGAGAAGGAACGCCGCCGCGGCCAGCGCAATCCGAACCAGGCGACGCTGGATGCAGACGGCAACCCGGTACAGGTGCGCGAGACGCGGGGCGGCAACTTCTTCTACCGCCTGCACTTCGATCTGCATTACGTGCCTGTACTGTGGGCGCGCTGGTTCATCAGTGCGTGTTCGATGCTGATGCTGATCGCGCTCATCAGCGGGGTCATCACCCACAAGAAGATCTTCACCGACTTCTTCACCTTCCGCCGTGGCAAGGGCCAGCGCAGCTGGCTGGACGGTCACAACGCGCTGGCCGTGCTGTCGCTGCCGTTCCATCTGATGATCACCTACACCGGCCTGATCACCCTGATGACGCTGTACATGCCGTGGGCGGTGGATGCCAATTACCCCGGCGGCCGCGATGCCTTCTTCGCCGAACTGTTCCCACGCGCGGAAAAAGCCGAGGCCAGCGGCGTGGCCGCCACGCCGCCTGCGCTGGCGGGCATACTGCGCCGCGCCGAGCTGCAATGGGGCGGCGGCCATGCGGCATCGCTGCAGATCGAACATCCTGGCGATGCGGCGATGCGCATCAGTGTGCGCCGCCAACAGGGTGACCAGATTGCCGGTAGCGCCGATGCGCTCAGCTTCGATGCCCACGGCAATCTGCTGGATGCCGCCGCGCCGCGCTCGGCCGCGGTCATCACCCGCGACGGCATGATCGGCCTGCACGCGGCACGCTTCGCACCCACCACCATGCGCTGGCTGTTCTTCCTTTCCGGTGTGGCCGGTACGCTGATGGTGGCCACCGGGCTGGTGCTGTGGACCGTGAAGCGGCGCGCACAGCTGCCCGATCCGGAGCGCCCGCACCTGGGCTTCCGCATCGTCGAGCGGCTCAACATCGGCTTCGTCACCGGCCTGCCCGTGGCCATGCTCGCCTTCCTGTGGGGCAACCGGCTGCTGCCGCTGGACGTGGCCAACCGCAGCGATGCCGAAGTGAAGGTGTTCTTCTACGCCTGGGCTGCCTGCGTGGTGCATGCAATGCTGCGCACGCCGCGCCGCGGCTGGGTCGAGCAGCTGGCGCTGGCCGGCGTGCTGGCACTGGGCCTGCCGCTCTACAACCTGGTGTCCTGGCACGGTGGCGCGATATCCGCACTTGCTGCCGGCGATGGCGCCAAGGCCGGCATCGATATCGGCCTGCTGCTGATCGGCGCTGGCCTGCTGTGGGCTGCGCGCAAGGTGCATCGCTTCGTGCCGGCACAGCGCCGGGTACGCCCCGCGCGCACCGCCTCTGTGGCGGAGGCCGGCACATGA
- a CDS encoding LysE/ArgO family amino acid transporter, whose amino-acid sequence MWITAALSGLFAGAGLIIAIGAQNAFVLRQGLQRRYVGTVVLACMGADITLILAGAGGMGALVLQWPLLLQVLRFGGAAFLACYGLQAGLRAWRGGSALAAAGSEGGNRRQVLLACLAFTLLNPHVYLDTVVLLGSLSTRYPGDLRWVFAAGACVASVAWFCALGYGARALQPLFRNPNAWRVLDAGIALFMASLALLLVLRPLAP is encoded by the coding sequence ATGTGGATCACTGCGGCCCTGTCCGGCCTGTTCGCAGGCGCTGGCCTGATCATCGCCATCGGCGCGCAGAATGCCTTCGTGCTGCGGCAGGGGTTGCAGCGGCGCTACGTGGGCACGGTGGTGCTGGCCTGCATGGGCGCGGACATCACGCTGATACTGGCCGGGGCCGGCGGCATGGGCGCGCTGGTGCTGCAGTGGCCGCTGCTGCTGCAGGTGCTGCGCTTCGGCGGCGCGGCCTTCCTGGCCTGCTACGGCCTGCAGGCGGGGTTGCGCGCGTGGCGCGGTGGCAGCGCGTTGGCAGCGGCCGGCAGCGAAGGTGGCAACCGGCGCCAGGTGCTGCTGGCCTGCCTGGCCTTCACGTTGCTCAACCCGCACGTGTACCTGGATACGGTGGTGCTGCTGGGCAGCCTGTCCACGCGCTACCCCGGCGACCTGCGCTGGGTGTTCGCGGCCGGGGCCTGTGTGGCCAGCGTGGCGTGGTTCTGCGCGCTGGGCTATGGCGCGCGGGCTCTGCAGCCGCTGTTCCGCAACCCGAACGCCTGGCGTGTGCTGGATGCGGGCATTGCGCTGTTCATGGCCAGCCTGGCGCTGCTGCTGGTGCTGCGTCCGTTGGCGCCCTGA
- a CDS encoding helix-turn-helix domain-containing protein, which translates to MTADSPCPVARSVDLLGDRWSLLVIRDAFDGITRFGDFQRSLGAARNILSDRLRRLVEAGLLAQQPAADGSAYQDYVLTAAGRDLFPLLVALRQWGERHCFAPGEAHSTLVERGNGRTLPYMQPLDPAGHAIAPAQTVVRKL; encoded by the coding sequence ATGACTGCCGACAGCCCCTGCCCCGTCGCCCGCAGCGTCGATCTGCTGGGTGACCGCTGGTCCCTGCTGGTCATCCGTGATGCGTTCGATGGCATCACCCGCTTCGGCGACTTCCAGCGCAGCCTTGGCGCGGCCCGCAACATCCTCAGCGATCGCCTGCGGCGGCTGGTCGAGGCGGGCCTGCTGGCCCAGCAGCCGGCGGCCGATGGCAGCGCCTACCAGGACTACGTGCTGACCGCAGCCGGGCGCGATCTGTTCCCGCTGCTGGTGGCCCTGCGCCAATGGGGCGAACGCCATTGTTTCGCTCCCGGCGAGGCGCATTCCACGCTGGTCGAGCGCGGCAACGGCCGCACCCTGCCCTACATGCAGCCACTGGACCCGGCAGGCCACGCCATCGCGCCCGCGCAGACGGTGGTCCGCAAGCTCTGA
- a CDS encoding VOC family protein, translated as MPQTVIPQLRMLRADTTLPFYVQGLGFSIDWEHRFGPGMPLFAQLTRDGQTLFLSEHAGDCQPGGAVYFKVDDVDALFRALSAAGVPIPQPPHDTEWGTREMLLVDPDDNRLRFATHRD; from the coding sequence ATGCCCCAGACCGTCATTCCGCAGCTGCGCATGCTGCGCGCCGACACCACCCTGCCCTTCTACGTGCAGGGCCTGGGGTTCTCCATCGACTGGGAACATCGCTTCGGCCCGGGCATGCCGCTGTTCGCCCAGCTCACCCGCGACGGCCAGACCCTGTTCCTCAGCGAACATGCCGGCGACTGTCAGCCCGGCGGCGCGGTGTACTTCAAGGTGGATGACGTGGACGCGCTGTTCCGCGCGTTGAGCGCCGCCGGCGTGCCCATCCCGCAGCCGCCGCACGACACCGAATGGGGCACCCGCGAAATGCTGCTGGTGGACCCGGACGACAACCGCCTGCGCTTTGCCACCCATCGCGACTGA
- a CDS encoding DUF3325 domain-containing protein, protein MSVLALLLAATAFACLAMAMERHHRDVAGHAPPAPRRRLLQVLGVVGLAASLLASIAAWGAAQGFVGWCGVLAAGAGAMVLWLSFRSPAKPAPRPSSRS, encoded by the coding sequence ATGAGCGTGCTCGCCCTGCTGCTGGCTGCCACCGCCTTCGCCTGCCTGGCCATGGCGATGGAACGCCACCACCGCGATGTCGCCGGCCACGCGCCCCCCGCGCCGCGCAGGCGCCTGCTGCAGGTCCTGGGCGTGGTCGGCCTGGCCGCCAGCCTGCTGGCCAGCATCGCGGCATGGGGCGCGGCACAAGGTTTCGTTGGTTGGTGCGGCGTGCTCGCCGCCGGTGCCGGGGCGATGGTGCTCTGGCTCAGTTTCCGCAGCCCGGCCAAGCCGGCGCCACGCCCGTCTTCCCGTTCCTGA
- the map gene encoding type I methionyl aminopeptidase: MIKRPDEIALMAESGRLLAQVFAALDALPLEGRSTMDINDFVERMIVDELHARPASKGQYGFPFVLNASIDNVICHGVPSHEDVLRSGQIVNLDITLEKNGYIADSSTTYLVGEVDYPARKLVKVAYQALWKGIAEVRPGARLGDIGHAIARHARSHGYSVVKEYCGHGIGQEMHEDPQILHYGHAGTGMELQEGMVFTIEPMLNQGKPAIRQLPDEWPVYTRDGKLSAQFEHTVAVTAQGVRVLTLRPDETPLCAVDAA; the protein is encoded by the coding sequence ATCATCAAGCGTCCCGACGAGATCGCCCTCATGGCCGAGTCCGGGCGCCTGCTCGCTCAGGTGTTCGCCGCACTCGACGCGCTGCCGCTGGAAGGCCGCAGCACCATGGATATCAATGACTTCGTCGAACGCATGATCGTCGATGAACTGCACGCACGGCCGGCCAGCAAGGGCCAGTACGGTTTTCCCTTCGTGCTCAACGCGTCCATCGACAATGTCATCTGCCACGGCGTGCCCAGCCACGAGGACGTGCTGCGCAGCGGGCAGATCGTCAACCTCGACATCACTCTGGAAAAGAACGGCTACATCGCCGATTCCAGCACCACCTACCTGGTGGGCGAGGTCGACTACCCCGCGCGCAAGCTGGTCAAAGTGGCCTACCAGGCACTCTGGAAGGGCATTGCCGAAGTGCGTCCGGGCGCGCGCCTGGGCGACATCGGCCATGCCATCGCGCGGCACGCGCGCAGCCACGGCTACAGCGTGGTGAAAGAGTACTGCGGCCACGGCATCGGCCAGGAAATGCACGAGGACCCGCAGATCCTCCATTACGGCCACGCCGGCACCGGCATGGAGCTGCAGGAAGGCATGGTGTTCACCATCGAACCCATGCTCAACCAGGGCAAGCCGGCCATCCGCCAGCTGCCCGACGAATGGCCGGTGTACACCCGCGACGGCAAGCTCTCGGCGCAGTTTGAACACACCGTGGCAGTCACCGCACAGGGCGTGCGCGTGCTGACCCTGCGCCCGGACGAAACGCCGCTGTGCGCGGTGGACGCAGCCTAG
- a CDS encoding LysR family transcriptional regulator ArgP: protein MDLIHPQLAAFAAVLEEGSFEAAARRLAISPSALSQRIKALEDRLGQVLVVRQAPCHPTAAGEILLRSVRPMQVLQSEALAELLPERGNDATRTPIPLAVNDDSLDTWFVAAIADLHQRHGYLFDLRMDDQDHTLELLRDGSVLGAVTAEGRALKGCNVHPLGAMRYHAIASPAFARRYFRNGMQADALAVAPMIVFNRKDELQARFVRRLTRARLQPPMHYLPSSTGFVEAAARGLGWCLAPETLIAPALAANQVVIVEPRRWLDVPLYWQHAAVRSHTLQQITQALRSAAAGSLR, encoded by the coding sequence ATGGACCTGATACATCCGCAACTGGCCGCATTCGCCGCGGTGCTGGAAGAAGGCAGTTTCGAGGCCGCCGCACGCCGGCTGGCGATCAGCCCCTCGGCGCTGTCGCAGCGGATCAAGGCGTTGGAGGACCGCCTGGGCCAGGTGCTGGTGGTGCGCCAGGCACCGTGCCACCCCACGGCAGCCGGCGAGATCCTGCTGCGCAGCGTGCGTCCGATGCAGGTGCTGCAGAGCGAAGCACTGGCCGAACTGCTGCCCGAGCGTGGCAATGATGCCACCCGCACGCCCATTCCCCTGGCGGTCAACGATGATTCGCTGGATACCTGGTTCGTCGCCGCCATCGCCGACCTGCACCAGCGCCATGGCTACCTGTTCGACCTGCGCATGGATGACCAGGACCACACCCTGGAACTGCTGCGCGATGGCAGTGTGCTGGGCGCGGTGACCGCCGAAGGACGTGCGCTGAAGGGCTGCAACGTGCACCCGCTGGGCGCGATGCGCTACCACGCCATCGCCTCGCCGGCCTTCGCACGCCGCTACTTCCGCAACGGCATGCAGGCCGACGCGCTGGCCGTGGCACCGATGATCGTGTTCAACCGCAAGGACGAACTGCAGGCGCGCTTCGTGCGCCGATTGACCCGCGCACGGCTGCAGCCGCCGATGCACTACCTGCCCTCCTCCACCGGCTTCGTCGAAGCTGCCGCGCGTGGGCTGGGCTGGTGCCTGGCGCCGGAAACCCTCATCGCACCCGCACTGGCCGCCAACCAAGTGGTGATCGTGGAGCCGCGCCGCTGGCTGGACGTACCGCTCTACTGGCAGCACGCGGCCGTGCGTTCGCACACGCTGCAGCAGATCACCCAGGCGTTGCGCAGCGCTGCGGCGGGCTCACTGCGCTGA
- a CDS encoding TolC family protein: MLSAPSFAQAPPGSVVAPALQWEQARQRLEQVSDALAAADASVRNKEELQEATRLLRLPEITGEVRRLQFQKTLTLPLGSLAPVAEAYGIDSPLTFTERDWRTRPVVTAVLPLYTGGVIPAAQRAASAASEQASAEREAQRQSLTVQLAQAYFGQRLAEQAVEVRRDVRDGLNRHLSDAEKLEREGFATRAQRLQVTVARDKAEREYQKTVSDLATLKAALATLLRSGGDVQPLSPLFVQRAPLEPVASFQRTAQARQPQIRRLQAMVAQAEQGVRVQQAKLKPQIFAFGQYDFRRRDEMLTDPDWAFGIGLKYTFLSPSSRPAQISAARAQQEQAEAGLREAENQVALGVQKAWNELESARQQFVLLDSSIAQAQENLRLQELAFREGQATSLDVIDARLGVGGARVERAQAAYQYDIALAQLLEISGQMDRFEDYRHRADEVIDHE; encoded by the coding sequence CTGCTGTCGGCGCCCAGCTTTGCCCAGGCACCTCCCGGTAGCGTGGTCGCGCCTGCACTGCAGTGGGAACAGGCGCGGCAGCGGCTGGAACAGGTTTCCGACGCACTGGCCGCAGCCGATGCCAGCGTGCGCAACAAGGAAGAACTGCAGGAAGCCACGCGCTTGCTGCGCCTGCCCGAGATAACCGGCGAAGTGCGGCGCCTGCAGTTCCAGAAAACGCTCACCCTGCCCCTGGGCTCGCTGGCGCCGGTGGCCGAGGCCTACGGCATCGATTCGCCGCTCACCTTTACCGAACGCGATTGGCGCACCCGCCCGGTGGTGACCGCCGTGCTGCCGCTGTACACCGGCGGCGTCATTCCTGCGGCACAGCGCGCGGCCAGCGCCGCCAGTGAACAGGCCAGCGCCGAACGCGAAGCGCAGCGCCAGTCACTCACCGTGCAACTGGCCCAGGCCTATTTCGGGCAGCGCCTGGCCGAACAGGCCGTGGAGGTGCGCCGTGACGTGCGCGATGGCCTCAACCGCCATCTGTCCGATGCGGAAAAGCTGGAACGCGAGGGCTTTGCCACCCGCGCCCAGCGCCTGCAGGTCACCGTGGCCCGCGACAAGGCCGAACGGGAGTACCAGAAGACCGTCAGCGACCTGGCCACCCTGAAGGCCGCCCTGGCCACCCTGCTGCGCAGCGGCGGCGACGTCCAGCCGCTCTCGCCGCTGTTCGTGCAGCGCGCACCGCTGGAACCGGTCGCCAGCTTCCAGCGCACCGCGCAGGCGCGGCAGCCGCAGATCCGGCGCCTGCAGGCGATGGTCGCCCAGGCCGAACAGGGCGTGCGCGTGCAGCAGGCCAAACTGAAACCACAGATCTTCGCTTTCGGTCAATACGATTTCCGCCGCCGCGACGAAATGCTGACCGACCCGGACTGGGCCTTCGGCATCGGCCTGAAGTACACGTTCCTTTCGCCCAGCTCCCGGCCGGCGCAGATCAGCGCAGCACGCGCACAGCAGGAACAGGCCGAAGCCGGCCTGCGCGAAGCCGAAAACCAGGTGGCGCTGGGCGTGCAGAAGGCATGGAACGAACTGGAGAGCGCGCGCCAGCAGTTCGTACTGCTGGACAGCAGCATTGCGCAGGCACAGGAAAACCTGCGCCTGCAGGAACTGGCCTTCCGCGAAGGCCAGGCCACCTCGCTGGATGTGATCGATGCGCGGCTGGGCGTGGGCGGCGCCCGCGTCGAGCGCGCACAGGCGGCTTACCAGTACGACATCGCGCTGGCGCAGTTGTTGGAGATCAGTGGACAGATGGACCGTTTCGAGGATTATCGGCACCGTGCGGACGAGGTGATCGACCATGAGTGA
- a CDS encoding metallophosphoesterase, protein MLRRPLLRSALLLPLALLLAAPPLQARDVAAPAEHVDADGPYIFRVGDRLRATWICGDQVQRRTLPADASGTEFTPQCGYGHSVHVLPPAAPSVSVLPATPRIVALSDIHGQYDLLVRLLRANKVIDAQDQWALGKDTLVIAGDVFDRGPQVTEAFWLLYGLQQQAAAAGGAVHFVLGNHETMVLYDDLRYVNAKYLRSAQLIGRSYPQLYAADSVIGQWLRTRPVLLKIGDTLFLHGGISPDAVQMALDPAATNAAYQASLGTPKAEVKANPATAPLYDGKTSPIWYRGYFDGQLDSDGVQAVLDQLHLKRIVVGHTSMPHVSTFHGGRVIAIDSSIKKGENGELLFIENGRLSRGLLDGTRVPLAEGEPGLEDR, encoded by the coding sequence ATGCTGCGCCGCCCCCTGCTCCGATCTGCCCTGCTGCTGCCGCTGGCCCTGCTGCTGGCTGCTCCCCCGCTGCAGGCACGCGACGTGGCCGCACCGGCCGAGCACGTGGACGCCGACGGTCCCTACATCTTCCGTGTGGGCGACCGGCTGCGCGCCACGTGGATCTGCGGCGACCAGGTGCAGAGGCGCACCCTGCCTGCCGATGCCAGCGGCACGGAATTCACCCCGCAGTGCGGCTACGGCCACAGCGTGCACGTGCTGCCGCCGGCCGCGCCGTCGGTGTCGGTGCTGCCGGCCACGCCGCGCATCGTCGCGCTGTCCGACATCCACGGCCAGTACGACCTGCTGGTGCGGCTGCTGCGCGCCAACAAGGTGATCGACGCACAGGACCAGTGGGCGCTGGGCAAGGACACCCTGGTGATTGCCGGCGATGTGTTCGACCGTGGCCCACAGGTAACCGAGGCCTTCTGGCTGCTGTACGGGCTGCAGCAGCAGGCCGCGGCGGCCGGCGGCGCGGTGCACTTCGTGCTGGGCAACCACGAAACCATGGTGCTGTACGACGACCTGCGCTACGTCAATGCCAAGTACCTGCGCAGCGCGCAGTTGATCGGCCGCAGCTACCCGCAGTTGTACGCGGCCGATTCGGTCATCGGCCAGTGGCTGCGCACCCGTCCGGTGCTGCTGAAGATCGGTGACACCCTGTTCCTGCATGGTGGCATTTCACCCGACGCGGTGCAGATGGCACTGGACCCGGCCGCCACCAATGCCGCCTACCAGGCCTCGCTGGGCACCCCCAAGGCCGAGGTGAAGGCGAACCCGGCCACCGCGCCGCTGTACGACGGCAAGACCAGCCCGATCTGGTATCGCGGCTACTTCGACGGGCAGCTGGACAGCGACGGCGTACAGGCGGTGCTGGATCAACTGCACCTCAAGCGCATCGTCGTCGGCCACACCTCGATGCCGCACGTGAGCACGTTCCACGGCGGGCGCGTGATCGCCATCGACAGCAGCATCAAGAAAGGCGAGAACGGCGAACTGCTGTTCATCGAGAACGGCAGGCTGAGCCGCGGCCTGCTGGACGGCACCCGCGTGCCACTGGCCGAAGGCGAACCCGGCCTGGAAGACCGGTAA
- a CDS encoding TonB-dependent siderophore receptor: MALSIACAAAPAFAQDSAPTATELDRVMVTQRTEGYQVYGTNTATKLPLTLRETPQSLTVFTRQRIEDFNLITISEVLQQTPGVTIQSYDSNRTLFNARGFAINNFMFDGIPTNYTTGAGGNSILSDTSIYERIEVVRGASGLVTGSGNPSATVNMVRKRPTETFQASTSLSAGSWDYKRAEVDVSGPLSKGGRVRGRFVGAYTDKESWVRFQHDKSPSLYGVIEADLTDSTRLRAGIDYLKTGSDGGAWSASPLYFRDGTRAHMPRSYSAAARWNEWNRESTNYFATLEQQFGAGWSGRLAYNHRATDTDSLLLAGSNTGNWADATTGLGLRIADTYSVSETREDAFDLYASGPFQLFGRSHELVVGINHYDRDLDTIRAGITSRPYNVAAFPSIFSWDGNIGKPTTYNYGIPSSTVNTTETGYYAAVRLNPIDPLKIIAGARYSDYRTTTDNYNTDGVFTSRSARTTAHELTPYVGVLYDLSSSITAFASYSDVFQATARRDINNQLLDPTTGGNYEYGLKSEFFGGRLYASLNGFYMKQDNVAELDPNGGEIKLPDGSSPYIASQGITTQGGEFEVSGSITDHWSMTGGYTYSYSSNPDGSRFASTSPMHLARFNTTYSHGPWTVGGGFSVQSEIYQMQPIPTGRFNANGTPVTATGKMSQGGYVLFDLMGRYGINDNLSVGVTVTNLFDKVYYRNVGFFNSGYWGEPRRVLFNLRAKF; encoded by the coding sequence TTGGCTTTGTCGATCGCCTGCGCCGCCGCGCCGGCCTTCGCCCAGGACAGCGCGCCGACCGCCACCGAACTGGACCGGGTGATGGTGACCCAGCGCACCGAGGGCTACCAGGTCTATGGCACCAACACCGCCACCAAGCTGCCGCTGACCCTGCGCGAAACTCCGCAGTCGCTCACCGTGTTCACCCGCCAGCGCATCGAGGATTTCAACCTCATCACCATTTCCGAGGTGCTGCAGCAGACCCCGGGCGTGACCATCCAGTCCTATGACAGCAACCGCACGCTGTTCAACGCACGCGGCTTTGCCATCAACAACTTCATGTTCGATGGCATCCCCACCAACTACACCACCGGTGCGGGCGGCAACTCCATCCTCAGCGACACCTCCATCTACGAGCGCATCGAAGTGGTGCGCGGCGCCAGCGGCCTGGTCACCGGCTCGGGCAACCCCTCGGCCACGGTGAACATGGTGCGCAAGCGCCCGACCGAAACCTTCCAGGCCAGCACCAGCCTCAGCGCCGGTTCGTGGGATTACAAGCGCGCCGAAGTGGATGTATCCGGCCCGCTCAGCAAGGGCGGCCGCGTGCGTGGGCGCTTCGTCGGCGCTTACACCGACAAGGAAAGCTGGGTGCGCTTCCAGCACGACAAGTCGCCCAGCCTGTACGGCGTGATCGAAGCCGACCTGACCGACAGCACCCGTCTGCGCGCCGGTATCGATTACCTGAAGACCGGCTCCGATGGTGGCGCCTGGAGCGCCTCGCCGCTGTACTTCCGCGATGGCACGCGCGCGCACATGCCGCGTTCCTACAGCGCTGCCGCACGCTGGAACGAATGGAACCGCGAGAGCACCAACTACTTCGCCACCCTGGAACAGCAGTTCGGTGCCGGCTGGAGCGGCCGCCTGGCCTACAACCACCGCGCCACCGACACTGACTCGCTGCTGCTGGCCGGTTCCAACACCGGCAACTGGGCCGATGCGACCACCGGCCTGGGCCTGCGCATTGCCGATACCTATTCGGTGTCCGAAACCCGCGAGGATGCGTTCGACCTGTACGCCTCCGGCCCGTTCCAGCTGTTCGGCCGTTCGCATGAACTGGTGGTGGGCATCAACCACTACGACCGCGACCTGGACACCATCCGCGCCGGCATCACCTCGCGCCCGTACAACGTGGCCGCCTTCCCCAGCATCTTCAGCTGGGATGGCAACATCGGCAAGCCGACCACCTACAACTACGGCATTCCGTCCAGCACGGTCAACACCACCGAGACCGGCTACTACGCCGCGGTGCGCCTGAACCCGATCGATCCGCTGAAGATCATCGCGGGCGCACGCTACTCCGACTACCGCACCACCACCGACAACTACAACACCGACGGGGTGTTCACCAGCCGCAGCGCGCGCACCACCGCGCACGAGCTGACCCCCTACGTGGGCGTGCTGTATGACCTGAGCAGCAGCATTACCGCCTTCGCCAGCTACTCGGACGTGTTCCAGGCCACCGCGCGCCGTGACATCAACAACCAGCTGCTCGACCCGACCACCGGCGGCAACTACGAGTACGGCCTGAAGAGTGAATTCTTCGGCGGCCGCCTCTACGCCTCGTTGAACGGCTTCTACATGAAGCAGGACAACGTGGCCGAACTGGACCCCAACGGCGGCGAGATCAAGCTGCCCGATGGCAGCTCGCCCTACATCGCCAGCCAGGGCATCACCACCCAGGGCGGTGAGTTCGAGGTGTCCGGCTCGATCACCGACCACTGGAGCATGACCGGCGGCTACACCTACAGCTACAGCAGCAACCCCGATGGCAGCCGCTTCGCCAGCACCAGCCCCATGCACCTGGCGCGCTTCAACACCACTTACAGCCACGGCCCGTGGACGGTCGGCGGTGGGTTCAGCGTGCAGAGCGAGATCTACCAGATGCAGCCCATCCCCACCGGCCGCTTCAACGCCAACGGGACCCCGGTCACCGCCACCGGCAAGATGAGCCAGGGCGGGTATGTGCTGTTCGACCTGATGGGACGCTACGGCATCAACGACAACCTGAGCGTGGGCGTGACGGTCACCAACCTGTTCGACAAGGTCTATTACCGCAACGTCGGCTTCTTCAACTCGGGCTACTGGGGCGAACCGCGCCGCGTGCTGTTCAACCTGCGCGCGAAGTTCTGA
- a CDS encoding ParD-like family protein → MGIVNIDDTLHDQLRRACTVSSRSINAQANFWIRVGMLCELNPTLSFQDIVASELRAAGVQPPLLAPGQA, encoded by the coding sequence ATGGGCATCGTCAACATCGATGACACCCTGCACGACCAGCTGCGTCGTGCCTGCACCGTCTCCAGCCGCTCGATCAACGCCCAGGCCAACTTCTGGATCCGCGTGGGCATGCTGTGCGAACTGAATCCCACGCTGAGCTTCCAGGACATCGTGGCCAGCGAACTGCGCGCGGCCGGCGTGCAGCCGCCGCTGCTGGCACCAGGGCAGGCCTGA